In Candidatus Epulonipiscium sp., a genomic segment contains:
- a CDS encoding EamA family transporter has protein sequence MKNLSVILTSVILGAIGQVILKVGANKLGEFSLSLNTLYKDLISIIKTPEIVLGVVFFFMSFLLWIKVLTKNELSYSYPMVSLNYIIIMIISFFIFHEEISIKKIIGTILIVLGVWVVYV, from the coding sequence ATGAAAAATCTATCAGTTATCTTAACATCGGTCATATTAGGGGCCATAGGCCAGGTTATATTAAAGGTAGGAGCAAATAAACTAGGAGAATTTTCCCTATCTTTAAACACCTTATACAAAGATTTAATAAGCATTATAAAAACTCCTGAAATTGTACTGGGAGTAGTGTTTTTTTTCATGAGTTTCCTCCTATGGATTAAAGTATTAACAAAAAATGAACTAAGCTATAGTTACCCTATGGTGAGTTTAAATTATATAATAATCATGATTATATCATTTTTCATTTTTCATGAGGAAATATCTATTAAAAAAATCATTGGTACAATACTAATTGTTTTGGGGGTTTGGGTTGTTTATGTCTAA
- a CDS encoding glycosyltransferase family 2 protein has translation MKPKVIIGLPAYNEENGLPEVLNKINILKNSIDNFLEVIVVDDGSTDKTKEILEEYEQRLNYIRPIYHELNKGLGAAINTLFSVVIREARDCDFLVTMDADNTHNPNHIIDMVKKMDKEDLDLIIASRFTEGGREVGVPIIRKLYSRGAKYFFKSFFNIKNVNDYSSGFRIYKVGYLRKSMNLYNGNLVTTNGFDCMAEILARFSKIGIRADEHPLILEYNLKDSKSKMDVMGTITGYFDLLRRVRKPELNKIIQRE, from the coding sequence ATGAAACCCAAAGTTATTATTGGACTCCCTGCATACAACGAGGAAAATGGCTTACCAGAAGTACTTAATAAAATTAACATATTAAAAAATTCTATTGATAACTTTCTAGAGGTAATTGTAGTGGATGATGGGAGCACTGATAAAACTAAGGAAATACTAGAAGAATACGAGCAAAGGCTAAATTATATCAGACCTATTTACCATGAATTAAATAAGGGACTTGGGGCTGCTATTAACACCTTATTTAGCGTGGTGATAAGAGAGGCTAGGGATTGTGATTTCCTCGTTACGATGGATGCGGACAATACCCATAATCCTAATCATATTATCGATATGGTTAAAAAAATGGACAAAGAGGACTTAGACCTTATCATAGCTTCGAGGTTTACAGAAGGGGGAAGGGAAGTAGGGGTACCGATTATAAGAAAGCTTTATAGTAGGGGGGCAAAATATTTTTTCAAATCCTTCTTTAATATCAAAAACGTAAATGATTATTCCTCAGGTTTTAGAATATATAAGGTGGGTTACCTTCGTAAATCCATGAATTTGTATAATGGTAATTTGGTAACTACTAATGGTTTTGATTGTATGGCAGAAATTTTAGCACGGTTTAGTAAGATAGGTATAAGAGCCGATGAACATCCCCTAATCTTAGAGTACAACTTAAAGGATAGTAAAAGTAAAATGGATGTCATGGGAACTATCACAGGATATTTCGATTTACTTAGAAGGGTGAGAAAACCAGAACTTAATAAAATAATCCAAAGAGAGTAG
- a CDS encoding dolichyl-phosphate-mannose--protein mannosyltransferase yields MSKTRENAIIITVLVIILILRIPYITQSPYEQGERWRQSDTESIARNFVEYRFNIFYPQFNYDGPMPNYVQLEFQITTYIIAVLYKIFGYKYIIARTIPLLFFMGSSIFLYLIAGKFYPFGQSIIVLFLYGLFPITIFFSRAIMPESSALFFYLGAFYFFLRWIEKETKKDIITSAMFTALAISQKIPTIFIGIAMLIIAFKKYKMQIFKIGELYIFTLISLFLPFTYFQWMKYISEFKFVNDIANKHIFTRLFYDFLTKESIEFFKINLPQGYTIQVLVLFLIGLIMIDVRKEMPVLAWIFAMILEVIMIVAVIRLYYYLIFISPLIALIASKPLYIIWENKYGGVFISLIIMWIGYTAFRGLLPFYIEKTELIKQAGMVKKYTDKEDLIVVGTPDPALINACERRGWRANIDYYSYIPKDPIREIEYYIESGAKYFVPMKGWIHNDKGEYKSFLDSNFEKIIGEDGYYIYKLR; encoded by the coding sequence ATGTCTAAAACCAGAGAAAATGCAATCATTATCACGGTACTTGTTATCATTTTAATCTTAAGAATTCCTTATATCACCCAATCACCTTACGAACAAGGAGAAAGATGGAGACAATCTGATACAGAATCCATAGCAAGGAATTTTGTAGAGTATAGGTTTAATATCTTTTATCCACAGTTTAATTACGATGGTCCTATGCCAAATTATGTGCAGCTGGAATTTCAAATAACAACATATATTATTGCAGTTTTATATAAAATATTTGGTTATAAATACATAATAGCTAGAACTATACCCCTTTTGTTTTTCATGGGTTCATCTATATTTCTATATTTGATAGCTGGAAAATTTTATCCTTTTGGGCAGTCAATAATTGTTCTTTTTCTTTATGGACTATTCCCTATTACGATATTTTTTTCACGGGCTATTATGCCGGAGTCTTCGGCATTATTTTTTTATTTGGGGGCATTTTATTTTTTCTTAAGATGGATTGAGAAAGAAACAAAAAAAGATATAATTACTTCTGCCATGTTTACGGCTCTAGCCATATCTCAAAAGATACCTACTATCTTTATTGGAATTGCAATGCTCATAATAGCTTTTAAAAAATATAAAATGCAGATATTTAAAATAGGAGAACTTTATATTTTTACGTTAATTTCGTTATTTTTGCCTTTTACTTATTTTCAATGGATGAAATATATTTCTGAATTTAAATTCGTAAATGACATTGCAAATAAACATATATTCACAAGGCTTTTTTATGATTTCTTGACTAAAGAATCCATAGAATTTTTTAAGATCAATCTTCCCCAGGGATATACCATACAGGTTCTAGTTTTGTTCTTGATAGGATTAATCATGATAGATGTTAGAAAGGAAATGCCTGTACTGGCTTGGATATTTGCCATGATATTAGAAGTAATTATGATTGTCGCAGTAATCAGGCTTTATTATTATCTGATTTTTATTAGTCCTCTTATTGCCCTTATAGCTTCTAAGCCACTATATATTATTTGGGAAAATAAGTACGGAGGGGTGTTTATTTCTTTAATAATAATGTGGATAGGGTACACTGCATTTAGAGGATTACTGCCTTTTTATATAGAAAAAACAGAGTTAATCAAACAGGCCGGCATGGTTAAAAAATACACAGATAAAGAAGATTTAATCGTAGTGGGAACCCCTGATCCTGCCTTGATTAATGCTTGTGAAAGGAGGGGATGGAGGGCGAATATAGATTATTATAGTTATATTCCAAAAGACCCCATTAGGGAAATAGAGTATTATATAGAAAGTGGAGCTAAATATTTTGTCCCCATGAAGGGGTGGATTCATAATGATAAGGGAGAATATAAAAGTTTTTTAGATAGCAATTTTGAAAAGATAATAGGTGAAGATGGATATTATATTTACAAATTACGATAA